A region of Pseudorasbora parva isolate DD20220531a chromosome 14, ASM2467924v1, whole genome shotgun sequence DNA encodes the following proteins:
- the LOC137040490 gene encoding persephin, translating into MAIKERVTPAHLSITCALILKKGNQEKIRRTMRSLLKITVLLFCVQAGEGHWLRTLLDKDLRGEDRRGGDGEEKEVSGRGIRSPRSIESQCALHSILLQVRDLGLGYDSDETVLFKYCSGTCPRLASNHDLTLTNLLQSGALQYTGHWHHQPCCRPTHHEDIAFLDNHHRWHKVEKLSAAACVCMG; encoded by the exons ATGGCTATAAAAGAGAGGGTGACTCCGGCGCATCTCAGCATCACCTGCGCTCTCATCCTGAAGAAGGGAAACCAAGAGAAGATAAGAAGAACGATGCGTTCTCTACTGAAGATCACCGTCCTGCTGTTTTGTGTTCAAGCGGGAGAAGGACACTGGCTTAGGACGCTACTAG ACAAGGACCTCCGTGGCGAAGACCGAAGAGGTGGTGACGGTGAGGAAAAGGAGGTTTCGGGGAGGGGGATTCGGTCCCCCCGCAGCATCGAGTCCCAGTGCGCTCTGCACTCCATCCTGCTGCAGGTGCGAGACCTCGGGCTGGGCTACGACTCGGACGAGACGGTGCTGTTTAAGTACTGCAGCGGGACCTGCCCTCGCCTCGCCTCCAACCACGACCTCACGCTCACCAACCTCCTGCAGAGCGGCGCGCTTCAATACACCGGCCATTGGCACCATCAGCCCTGCTGTCGCCCCACACACCACGAAGACATAGCCTTTCTCGACAACCACCATCGCTGGCACAAAGTGGAGAAACTCTCCGCCGCTGCATGCGTCTGCATGGGGTAG